A single Clavibacter nebraskensis NCPPB 2581 DNA region contains:
- a CDS encoding TIGR03943 family putative permease subunit: protein MPSPDDRMPSRSRRARRRRAAGGRASSTVGLVLLAACIVSTLWLTITGRLGLYIHPRYFVFTGIMAVIGLVATVAGFALRPAEAAEEHDHDHGSAALDDTAAVPARASARARVSRVAVAAVVTITVVAVLVLPPRTLTQSTVTQRALNSSTVASDAAPDQELLGTSDFSTLGVKDWSQLLAQTTDPTFFTSKSVDITGFVSADPDDPDDVFYVTRFVVTCCAVDAQPVGVPVYQPGWRSTLQTDEWVRVTGPFASNPSAKSRQPLAVMPQGVEQVDQPADPYVY from the coding sequence ATGCCATCGCCTGACGACCGGATGCCGTCCCGCAGCCGCCGCGCCCGCCGCCGCCGCGCCGCGGGCGGCCGCGCCTCCTCAACGGTGGGCCTCGTGCTCCTCGCGGCCTGCATCGTCTCGACGCTGTGGCTCACGATCACGGGCCGGCTCGGCCTCTACATCCACCCGCGCTACTTCGTCTTCACCGGGATCATGGCGGTCATCGGCCTCGTCGCCACGGTCGCCGGCTTCGCGCTCCGCCCCGCCGAGGCCGCGGAGGAGCACGACCACGACCACGGATCCGCCGCCCTCGACGACACCGCCGCCGTGCCCGCCCGCGCCTCCGCCCGCGCCCGCGTCTCCCGCGTGGCCGTCGCCGCCGTCGTCACGATCACGGTCGTCGCCGTCCTCGTGCTCCCGCCGCGCACGCTCACCCAGAGCACCGTCACGCAGCGCGCCCTCAACTCGAGCACGGTCGCCTCCGACGCCGCGCCCGACCAGGAGCTCCTCGGCACCAGCGACTTCTCGACGCTGGGCGTGAAGGACTGGTCGCAGCTGCTCGCCCAGACCACCGATCCGACCTTCTTCACCTCCAAGTCCGTCGATATCACGGGCTTCGTGAGCGCCGACCCCGACGATCCCGACGACGTCTTCTACGTGACCCGCTTCGTCGTCACCTGCTGCGCGGTCGACGCCCAGCCCGTCGGCGTCCCCGTCTACCAGCCCGGCTGGAGGTCGACGCTCCAGACCGACGAGTGGGTGCGCGTCACCGGCCCCTTCGCGTCGAACCCGAGCGCGAAGAGCCGTCAGCCGCTCGCGGTCATGCCGCAGGGCGTCGAGCAGGTCGACCAGCCCGCCGACCCGTACGTCTACTGA
- a CDS encoding permease yields MIVESLPFVILGIVLSIVVQVWVPPGVIERRLPRNPFARRACISFLGMALPVCECGNVPLARGLVVRGFTVPESITFLLAAPILNPITIITTHAAFGWDGWILVARLVGGFLIANVVGWLFSLHPEPDRLLTDEFRAECALPDPHAHGGARVRKSVSLFGREATTIMPALVIGSLLAGLIQVAVPREVLVTLGGSPILSVLALMLLAFVVSVCSNVDAFFVLSFGSVFLPGGIVAFLVFGPVIDVKMLALMRTTYSTRTLVMITSVVALISLALGWGVNAIA; encoded by the coding sequence GTGATCGTCGAGTCGCTGCCGTTCGTGATCCTCGGCATCGTCCTGTCGATCGTCGTCCAGGTGTGGGTGCCGCCCGGCGTCATCGAGCGACGCCTCCCGCGGAACCCGTTCGCGCGCCGCGCCTGCATCTCGTTCCTCGGCATGGCGCTGCCCGTGTGCGAGTGCGGCAACGTGCCGCTCGCGCGCGGCCTCGTGGTGCGCGGCTTCACGGTGCCGGAGTCGATCACGTTCCTCTTGGCGGCGCCGATCCTCAACCCGATCACCATCATCACGACGCACGCCGCGTTCGGGTGGGACGGCTGGATCCTCGTGGCCCGCCTCGTCGGCGGCTTCCTCATCGCGAACGTCGTCGGCTGGCTGTTCAGCCTCCACCCCGAGCCCGACCGCCTCCTCACCGACGAGTTCCGCGCCGAGTGCGCCCTGCCCGACCCGCATGCCCACGGCGGCGCACGCGTCCGCAAGTCGGTCTCACTGTTCGGCCGCGAGGCGACCACGATCATGCCGGCGCTCGTCATCGGATCCCTGCTGGCCGGCCTCATCCAGGTCGCCGTGCCCCGCGAGGTGCTCGTCACGCTCGGCGGCAGCCCGATCCTCTCGGTGCTCGCGCTCATGCTCCTGGCGTTCGTCGTCTCCGTCTGCTCCAACGTCGACGCGTTCTTCGTGCTCTCGTTCGGATCCGTGTTCCTGCCCGGCGGCATCGTCGCCTTCCTCGTGTTCGGGCCCGTCATCGACGTGAAGATGCTCGCGCTCATGCGCACCACGTACTCGACCCGCACGCTCGTGATGATCACCTCGGTCGTCGCGCTGATCAGCCTCGCGCTGGGATGGGGTGTCAATGCCATCGCCTGA